Proteins encoded by one window of Cystobacter ferrugineus:
- a CDS encoding response regulator, which produces MATPLKLLLVEDLEDDALMVLRELRRGGYDITHTRVETAEAFTQALDQGAWDAIIADYALPRFDALAAFRLVKQRGLDLPFLIVSGQMGEDTAVAAMKAGVHDFLLKDRLGRLGPAMARELREAGVRAERRGMQEQLLLSDRLASLGLLSASVAHEINNPLASLMANLDFLLEERGEREPGPAEGPDSEQEQALIDSRMCADRIREIVRDIKVFSRPEDKQRGPLDVHRVLDSSLRMAWNHVSHRARVIKEYNATSQVLGGEGPLGQIFLNLLINAADAVADGPGIAREIRLVTREEEATGQVRVEVHDTGRGIPPELRERIFEPFFTTKPVGVGTGLGLSICRRLALELGAQFGVESEMGRGSVFHLLLPRADALAPQPSRELLTPAQPRCVLVLDDEAMVGRALQRLLGTPCDVHVLVQGTTALARVAAGQRFDVILCDLLMPEMDGPQFYEMLLQLAPDQAQRVIFMTGGAITERTRAFLDSTGRPCLDKPIEVRKLRAQMAALPPLEPRALA; this is translated from the coding sequence ATGGCCACCCCCCTGAAACTGCTGCTCGTCGAGGATCTCGAGGACGATGCCCTGATGGTGCTGCGCGAGCTGCGACGCGGCGGCTATGACATCACCCACACCCGCGTCGAGACGGCCGAGGCGTTCACCCAGGCGCTCGATCAGGGAGCCTGGGACGCCATCATCGCGGACTACGCGCTGCCGCGCTTCGATGCGCTGGCCGCCTTCCGGCTGGTGAAGCAGCGCGGCCTGGACCTGCCCTTCCTCATCGTCTCCGGACAGATGGGCGAGGACACCGCCGTGGCGGCCATGAAGGCCGGCGTCCACGACTTCCTGCTCAAGGACCGGCTCGGGCGGCTGGGGCCCGCCATGGCGCGCGAGCTGCGAGAGGCCGGGGTGCGCGCCGAGCGCCGGGGCATGCAGGAGCAGCTGCTCTTGTCCGACCGGCTCGCCTCGCTGGGGCTGCTGTCGGCCAGCGTGGCGCATGAAATCAACAACCCGCTCGCCTCGCTCATGGCCAACCTGGACTTCCTCCTGGAGGAGCGCGGCGAGCGCGAGCCCGGGCCGGCCGAGGGCCCCGACTCCGAGCAGGAGCAGGCGTTGATCGACTCGCGCATGTGCGCCGACCGCATCCGGGAGATCGTGCGCGACATCAAGGTCTTCTCGCGGCCGGAGGACAAGCAGCGCGGGCCCCTGGACGTGCACCGCGTGCTCGACTCGTCGCTGCGCATGGCGTGGAACCACGTCTCCCACCGGGCGCGCGTCATCAAGGAATACAACGCGACGTCCCAGGTGCTCGGCGGCGAGGGGCCGCTCGGGCAGATCTTCCTCAACCTGCTCATCAACGCCGCGGACGCCGTCGCCGACGGTCCCGGCATCGCGCGGGAGATCCGCCTGGTGACGCGCGAGGAAGAAGCCACCGGCCAGGTGCGCGTGGAGGTGCACGACACCGGCCGGGGCATCCCCCCGGAGCTGCGCGAGCGCATCTTCGAGCCCTTCTTCACCACCAAGCCGGTGGGCGTGGGCACGGGCCTGGGGTTGTCCATCTGCCGCCGCCTCGCGCTGGAGCTGGGCGCCCAGTTCGGCGTGGAGAGCGAGATGGGGCGCGGCAGCGTGTTCCACCTGCTGCTGCCCCGCGCCGACGCCCTGGCGCCCCAGCCCTCGCGCGAGCTGCTCACCCCCGCCCAGCCCCGGTGCGTCCTCGTCCTGGATGACGAGGCCATGGTGGGACGGGCGCTCCAGCGCCTGCTCGGAACCCCCTGCGACGTCCACGTGCTCGTCCAAGGCACCACCGCCCTGGCACGGGTGGCCGCGGGCCAGCGCTTCGACGTCATCCTCTGCGACCTGCTGATGCCGGAGATGGATGGCCCCCAGTTCTACGAGATGCTGCTCCAACTGGCGCCCGACCAGGCCCAGCGCGTCATCTTCATGACGGGTGGTGCCATCACCGAACGCACCCGCGCCTTCCTCGACAGCACGGGCCGGCCCTGCCTCGACAAGCCCATCGAGGTGCGGAAGCTGCGCGCCCAGATGGCCGCCCTGCCCCCGCTCGAACCACGCGCCCTCGCCTGA